From the Quercus lobata isolate SW786 chromosome 6, ValleyOak3.0 Primary Assembly, whole genome shotgun sequence genome, one window contains:
- the LOC115950984 gene encoding uncharacterized protein LOC115950984 isoform X1, whose translation MLCGLKLELANVVAKNPNYKKYSLPINIDSRRKNYNLMRRPLQLSLSVVQSQYNATAASEPSISSHYTSTVGSSSLQLPQWNLTNRHIVMLQVIACAVAVSATWLFFSAIPTLLAFKRAAESLEKLMDVTREELPDTMAAVRLSGMEISDLTMELSDLGQEINQGVKSSTRAVRLAEERLRRLTDMAPAASVQEVASPKTKTTVPVLARTARGIREGVVKGRSILQIFFTLVRFSRLALNYFTKRAKR comes from the exons ATGTTGTGTGGTTTGAAATTAGAGCTCGCTAACGTTGTCGCAAAAAACCCAAACTACAAAAAATACAGCCTCCCCATTAACATCGACTCCCGCCGTAAAAACTACAATCTCATGAGACGACCTCTCCAACTGTCTCTGTCGGTCGTACAATCACAGTACAATGCAACCGCAGCATCTGAGCCGTCAATTTCCTCTCATTACACATCAACCGTCGGATCCTCTTCTCTTCAGCTCCCTCAGTGGAACCTCACCAACCGTCACATCGTCATGCTCCAAGTCATTGCTTGCGCg GTTGCAGTTTCAGCAACTTGGCTCTTTTTCTCTGCAATACCAACTCTTCTG GCTTTCAAGAGAGCAGCAGAATCACTAGAAAAGCTGATGGATGTTACAAGAGAAGAGCTCCCTGACACAATGGCTGCTGTTCGGTTGTCTGGCATGGAGATTAGTGACCTTACTATGGAGCTCAGTGATTTAGG CCAGGAGATTAACCAAGGTGTTAAAAGCTCCACTCGAGCTGTTCGCTTAGCTGAAGAGAGGTTGCGTCGGTTAACAGACATGGCTCCAGCAG CTTCGGTGCAGGAGGTAGCCAGCCCGAAAACTAAGACAACAGTGCCAGTGTTGGCTAGAACTGCAAGGGGCATAAGGGAGGGAGTCGTGAAGGGTCGTTCAATCCTGCAAATATTTTTCACCCTTGTCCGATTTTCTAGGTTGGCCCTCAACTATTTCACTAAGCGAGCTAAGCGGTAA
- the LOC115950984 gene encoding uncharacterized protein LOC115950984 isoform X2, with the protein MLCGLKLELANVVAKNPNYKKYSLPINIDSRRKNYNLMRRPLQLSLSVVQSQYNATAASEPSISSHYTSTVGSSSLQLPQWNLTNRHIVMLQVIACAVAVSATWLFFSAIPTLLAFKRAAESLEKLMDVTREELPDTMAAVRLSGMEISDLTMELSDLGQEINQGVKSSTRAVRLAEERLRRLTDMAPAGGSQPEN; encoded by the exons ATGTTGTGTGGTTTGAAATTAGAGCTCGCTAACGTTGTCGCAAAAAACCCAAACTACAAAAAATACAGCCTCCCCATTAACATCGACTCCCGCCGTAAAAACTACAATCTCATGAGACGACCTCTCCAACTGTCTCTGTCGGTCGTACAATCACAGTACAATGCAACCGCAGCATCTGAGCCGTCAATTTCCTCTCATTACACATCAACCGTCGGATCCTCTTCTCTTCAGCTCCCTCAGTGGAACCTCACCAACCGTCACATCGTCATGCTCCAAGTCATTGCTTGCGCg GTTGCAGTTTCAGCAACTTGGCTCTTTTTCTCTGCAATACCAACTCTTCTG GCTTTCAAGAGAGCAGCAGAATCACTAGAAAAGCTGATGGATGTTACAAGAGAAGAGCTCCCTGACACAATGGCTGCTGTTCGGTTGTCTGGCATGGAGATTAGTGACCTTACTATGGAGCTCAGTGATTTAGG CCAGGAGATTAACCAAGGTGTTAAAAGCTCCACTCGAGCTGTTCGCTTAGCTGAAGAGAGGTTGCGTCGGTTAACAGACATGGCTCCAGCAG GAGGTAGCCAGCCCGAAAACTAA